The Streptomyces sp. NBC_00670 genome window below encodes:
- a CDS encoding zinc ribbon domain-containing protein has product MNAAPADQIRLLDVQALDVRLQQLAHKRKSLPEHAEIETLTKDLAQLRDLLVAAQTEESDCAREQTKAEQDVDQVRSRAARDQQRLDSGAVTSPKDLENLQREIASLAKRQGDLEDVVLEVMERRESAQERADELSGRVASVQSKIDDATGRRDAAFEELDGEAASVTKEREVVAGAVPGDLLKLYDKLREQQGGIGAAKLYQRSCQGCRQELAITELNEIRSAAPDTVVRCENCRRILVRTAESGL; this is encoded by the coding sequence CTGAACGCCGCGCCCGCCGACCAGATCCGTCTCCTCGACGTCCAGGCCCTGGACGTCCGCCTCCAGCAGCTGGCGCACAAGCGGAAGTCGCTGCCCGAACACGCCGAGATCGAGACGCTGACGAAGGACCTCGCCCAGCTGCGCGACCTGCTCGTCGCCGCGCAGACCGAGGAGAGCGACTGCGCCCGCGAGCAGACCAAGGCCGAGCAGGACGTGGACCAGGTGCGCAGCCGCGCCGCCCGCGACCAGCAGCGCCTGGACTCCGGCGCTGTCACCTCGCCCAAGGACCTGGAGAACCTCCAGCGCGAGATCGCCTCGCTCGCCAAGCGCCAGGGCGACCTGGAGGACGTCGTGCTGGAGGTCATGGAGCGCCGCGAGTCCGCGCAGGAGCGGGCCGACGAGCTGAGCGGGCGGGTCGCCTCCGTCCAGTCGAAGATCGACGACGCGACCGGGCGCCGGGACGCCGCCTTCGAGGAGCTCGACGGCGAGGCGGCCTCGGTGACGAAGGAGCGCGAGGTCGTCGCGGGCGCGGTCCCGGGGGACCTGCTCAAGCTGTACGACAAGCTGCGCGAGCAGCAGGGCGGTATCGGCGCGGCCAAGCTGTACCAGCGCTCCTGCCAGGGCTGCCGGCAGGAACTGGCGATCACCGAGCTGAACGAGATCCGCTCGGCGGCGCCGGACACGGTCGTACGCTGCGAGAACTGCCGCCGCATCCTGGTGCGGACGGCCGAGTCGGGGCTGTAG
- a CDS encoding helix-turn-helix domain-containing protein produces the protein MGAREQARWTRARLGRGGPALDLLTARFDRHVYAPHAHAEFTIGVSIGGSESIDYRGGRLRTGPGSVIVLGPGEMHTGGPSAPTGGYAYRALYAAPDLLSDGTVGAGPPHFREGLVDDPELADALRAAHAELSACPDPLEVESRLPWLLTALARRHSTARPVDGTVPGAERIARAVRERLADELTAPPSLAGLAAELDLSRYQLLRAFRTATGIPPYAWLAQYRVSRARGLLESGLRPADVAPLVGFADQAHLTRWFRRVLGVTPAAYRNSVQDDGRRARPQ, from the coding sequence ATGGGCGCACGGGAGCAGGCGCGGTGGACGCGGGCGCGGCTCGGGCGGGGCGGGCCCGCGCTCGATCTGCTGACCGCGCGGTTCGACCGGCACGTGTACGCGCCGCACGCGCACGCCGAGTTCACCATCGGCGTCAGCATCGGTGGCTCGGAGAGCATCGACTACCGGGGCGGCCGGCTCCGCACCGGCCCCGGTTCCGTCATCGTCCTCGGGCCCGGCGAGATGCACACCGGCGGCCCCTCCGCCCCGACCGGCGGCTATGCCTACCGCGCCCTGTACGCCGCGCCGGACCTGCTCTCCGACGGCACCGTCGGCGCCGGTCCGCCGCACTTCCGCGAGGGGCTGGTCGACGACCCCGAGCTGGCCGACGCGCTGCGTGCCGCGCACGCCGAGCTGAGCGCCTGCCCCGACCCGCTGGAGGTCGAGTCGCGGCTGCCCTGGCTGCTCACCGCGCTGGCCCGCCGCCACTCCACGGCCCGCCCGGTGGACGGCACCGTCCCCGGCGCCGAGCGCATCGCCCGCGCCGTACGGGAGAGGCTCGCCGACGAGCTCACCGCCCCGCCCTCCCTCGCCGGACTCGCCGCCGAGCTGGACCTCTCCCGCTATCAGCTCCTGCGGGCCTTCCGCACCGCCACCGGCATCCCGCCGTACGCCTGGCTCGCCCAGTACCGGGTGAGCCGGGCGCGCGGCCTGCTGGAGTCCGGGCTGCGCCCCGCCGACGTGGCCCCGCTGGTGGGCTTCGCCGACCAGGCGCACCTCACCCGCTGGTTCCGCCGGGTGCTCGGGGTGACCCCGGCGGCGTACCGCAACAGCGTTCAAGACGACGGACGGCGGGCCCGGCCACAGTAG
- the yaaA gene encoding peroxide stress protein YaaA codes for MLVLLPPSEGKADAGRGAPLKPESLSLPGLAEARAVVLDALVELCAGDEEKAREVLGLSEGLRGEVGKNAGLRTAGARPAGEIYTGVLYDALDLPSLDAAAKRRAARSLLVFSGLWGAVRVTDRIPSYRCSMGVRLPGIGALGTHWRAPMSSVLPETAGDGLVLDLRSAAYAAAWKPKGEVAERTASVRVLHAPTRKVVSHFNKATKGRIVRSLLTDGAAPKDPAELVTALRDLGYVVEASAPEKKGRGWSLDVLVEQVH; via the coding sequence GTGCTCGTCCTGTTGCCGCCCTCCGAGGGCAAGGCCGATGCGGGGCGCGGTGCCCCGCTGAAGCCGGAGTCGCTGTCGTTGCCGGGGCTCGCCGAGGCGCGGGCGGTCGTGCTCGACGCGTTGGTCGAGCTGTGCGCCGGTGACGAGGAGAAGGCGCGCGAGGTGCTCGGGCTGAGCGAGGGGCTGCGGGGCGAGGTCGGCAAGAACGCCGGGCTGCGCACGGCGGGGGCGCGGCCCGCCGGGGAGATCTACACCGGCGTGCTGTACGACGCCCTCGACCTCCCCTCCCTCGACGCGGCGGCCAAGCGGCGTGCGGCGCGCTCGCTGCTGGTCTTCTCGGGGCTGTGGGGTGCCGTGCGGGTGACCGACCGGATTCCGTCGTACCGCTGCTCGATGGGCGTACGGCTGCCGGGGATCGGCGCGCTGGGCACGCACTGGCGTGCGCCGATGTCCTCGGTACTTCCGGAGACCGCCGGGGACGGGCTGGTGCTCGACCTGCGGTCGGCGGCGTACGCGGCGGCCTGGAAGCCGAAGGGTGAGGTCGCGGAGCGGACGGCGTCCGTGCGGGTGCTGCACGCGCCCACCCGGAAGGTGGTCAGCCACTTCAACAAGGCGACCAAGGGCCGGATCGTACGGAGCCTGCTGACCGACGGGGCAGCGCCGAAGGACCCGGCCGAGCTGGTGACGGCACTGCGGGACCTGGGGTACGTGGTGGAGGCCTCGGCACCGGAGAAGAAGGGGCGGGGCTGGTCACTGGACGTGCTGGTGGAGCAGGTGCACTGA
- a CDS encoding FHA domain-containing protein has translation MSSVIVGQSGPFSGQSVLLGTAPLRFGRKSDNDVIIVSTSASRLHAEIVEENGAYVLHDRDSRNGTHVNGRRVTRHVLESGDVIRIGDETFLYETQEAMETVMDLSQADLPPAVAHPGELRVTVVGGGPVGLAFALLLEDALPGNVAVTVYDGRWTRAGSDVVWKDETQGNVRRQQVVTVQSRQYLALTEEMRQALFGAGEFSEMWPVGPDSVAGRPPRNIRIAYIEDRLLELAARKPAIRLVPRRFDVAEHEHRLAQEHVLVISDGGRSRTREHYADRFGRADASVYSLDGEHLHDLVLGLRVKSPLPDPMSVLLTVSQNRFLLNSLRGEGFLNMRLTREEAKAVVGIDPVRQVFEDCVAARPCVMSRQDGNEFVCPTHGTLFLPALLRGSALWKRILEGLKLFGVPEEDLSAVTSFRLDMVQRPRFTAQLSRATANGPGTYGFLLGDAANAIHFWPGRGLNSGLASATSLARSLGRVWRGRPLRDADFIRHEAAMSMLQYRHKSRAWNAMVATDDRGVTRAIKDIIARSTEPLPDAGATAGSGISGASGDSDLDALLARVRAIRERLAPRLPGMPGDEELRAHLAALTPETLRTLRESGAWDTLIVGGEEVDIDLFYQSDAPVYVARPTPPQDPRTPLDPGSSEPVAGSHT, from the coding sequence GTGTCGTCGGTCATCGTGGGACAGAGCGGTCCCTTCAGTGGTCAGAGTGTGCTGCTCGGCACCGCTCCGCTGCGGTTCGGGCGCAAGAGCGACAATGACGTGATCATCGTCAGCACCAGCGCGTCCCGGCTGCACGCCGAGATCGTCGAGGAGAACGGCGCGTACGTCCTGCACGACCGGGACAGCAGGAACGGCACCCACGTCAACGGCCGGCGCGTCACCCGGCACGTACTGGAGTCCGGCGACGTCATCCGGATCGGCGACGAGACCTTCCTGTACGAGACGCAGGAGGCGATGGAGACGGTCATGGACCTCTCCCAGGCCGACCTCCCGCCCGCCGTCGCCCACCCCGGTGAGCTGCGGGTCACGGTCGTCGGCGGCGGCCCGGTCGGGCTCGCGTTCGCGCTGCTGCTGGAGGACGCGCTGCCGGGGAACGTCGCCGTCACCGTCTACGACGGACGGTGGACGCGCGCCGGCTCCGACGTGGTGTGGAAGGACGAGACGCAGGGCAACGTCCGCCGTCAGCAGGTGGTGACGGTCCAGAGCAGGCAGTACCTCGCGCTGACCGAGGAGATGCGCCAGGCGCTGTTCGGCGCGGGCGAGTTCTCCGAGATGTGGCCCGTCGGACCGGACTCCGTGGCCGGCCGCCCGCCCCGCAACATCCGTATCGCCTACATCGAGGACCGGCTCCTCGAACTGGCCGCGCGCAAACCGGCGATCCGGCTCGTGCCCCGGCGGTTCGACGTGGCCGAGCACGAGCACCGGCTCGCCCAGGAGCACGTCCTGGTGATCAGCGACGGCGGCCGCTCCCGCACCCGCGAGCACTACGCCGACCGCTTCGGCCGGGCCGACGCCTCCGTCTACTCGCTCGACGGCGAACACCTGCACGACCTGGTGCTCGGCCTGCGGGTCAAGTCGCCGCTGCCGGACCCGATGAGCGTCCTGCTGACCGTGTCGCAGAACCGGTTCCTGCTCAACTCGCTGCGCGGCGAAGGCTTTCTGAACATGCGGCTCACCCGCGAGGAGGCCAAGGCGGTCGTCGGCATCGACCCCGTCCGCCAGGTCTTCGAGGACTGCGTCGCCGCCCGCCCCTGCGTGATGAGCCGCCAGGACGGCAACGAGTTCGTCTGCCCCACGCACGGCACCCTCTTCCTGCCCGCCCTGCTGCGCGGCTCCGCCCTGTGGAAGCGGATCCTGGAGGGGCTGAAGCTGTTCGGGGTGCCGGAGGAGGACCTGAGCGCCGTCACCTCCTTCCGCCTCGACATGGTGCAGCGCCCCCGGTTCACCGCGCAGCTCAGCCGCGCCACCGCGAACGGCCCGGGGACGTACGGCTTCCTGCTGGGCGACGCGGCCAACGCGATCCACTTCTGGCCGGGGCGCGGCCTCAACAGCGGCCTTGCCTCCGCCACTTCGCTGGCCCGTTCGCTCGGCCGGGTCTGGCGGGGCCGGCCGCTGCGGGACGCCGACTTCATCCGGCACGAGGCGGCGATGTCGATGCTGCAGTACCGGCACAAGAGCCGGGCGTGGAACGCGATGGTCGCCACCGACGACAGGGGTGTCACCCGCGCCATCAAGGACATCATCGCCCGCAGCACGGAGCCGCTGCCGGACGCGGGCGCGACCGCCGGTTCCGGGATCTCCGGGGCTTCCGGGGACTCCGATCTGGACGCACTCCTCGCACGCGTGCGCGCGATCCGCGAACGCCTCGCCCCCCGGCTGCCCGGCATGCCCGGCGACGAGGAACTGCGCGCCCACCTCGCCGCGCTCACCCCCGAGACACTGCGCACGCTGCGGGAGAGCGGCGCGTGGGACACGCTGATCGTCGGCGGCGAGGAGGTCGACATCGACCTCTTCTACCAGTCCGACGCCCCCGTCTACGTCGCCCGCCCCACACCCCCACAGGACCCCCGCACCCCCCTCGACCCCGGCTCCTCGGAACCGGTGGCGGGCTCCCACACCTGA
- a CDS encoding SDR family oxidoreductase yields the protein MADTQFTTHTGLFDLRGKYALVTGGTKGIGMMIARGLLQAGARVVISSRTADACADAQHHLSAFGDVRAIPADLSRHDECRRLADLVTADSGRLDILVNNAGAMWREPLETFPDEAWDTVLDLNLKSPFWLVRALLPALRSAGTADDPARVINIGSIAAIHVAASPNYSYAGSKAALHQLTRVLARELGPQHITVNAVAPGPFPSQMMATTLEAVGDAIAAKAPLRRLGRDDDMAGTAVFLAGRAGAYLTGAVIPVDGGIATTATGT from the coding sequence ATGGCGGACACGCAATTCACCACTCACACAGGACTCTTCGATCTGAGGGGGAAATACGCCCTTGTCACCGGGGGCACCAAGGGCATTGGGATGATGATCGCGCGCGGCCTTCTCCAGGCGGGCGCCCGCGTCGTCATCAGTTCACGCACGGCAGACGCGTGCGCGGACGCACAGCATCACCTGTCCGCATTCGGCGACGTCCGAGCGATCCCCGCCGACCTCTCCCGGCACGACGAGTGCCGGCGCCTCGCCGATCTCGTCACGGCCGACTCGGGCCGCCTGGACATCCTCGTCAACAACGCCGGAGCGATGTGGCGCGAGCCGCTGGAGACGTTCCCGGACGAGGCCTGGGACACGGTGCTCGACCTCAACCTCAAGTCGCCGTTCTGGCTGGTGCGGGCGCTGCTTCCCGCACTGCGCAGCGCGGGCACCGCCGACGACCCCGCGCGGGTCATCAACATCGGCAGCATCGCCGCCATCCACGTCGCCGCTTCGCCCAACTACTCCTACGCCGGCAGCAAAGCGGCACTCCATCAGCTCACCCGAGTGCTCGCCCGGGAGTTGGGCCCCCAGCACATCACGGTGAACGCGGTGGCACCGGGACCGTTCCCGTCGCAGATGATGGCGACCACGCTCGAAGCCGTCGGGGACGCGATCGCGGCGAAGGCCCCGCTGCGCCGGCTCGGCCGCGACGACGACATGGCGGGCACCGCCGTGTTCCTCGCCGGCCGGGCCGGGGCCTACCTCACGGGCGCCGTCATCCCGGTGGACGGCGGCATCGCGACGACCGCGACGGGCACGTAG
- the eda gene encoding bifunctional 4-hydroxy-2-oxoglutarate aldolase/2-dehydro-3-deoxy-phosphogluconate aldolase, which translates to MSSAVPPPPAVLPASVLDLAPVLPVVVVDDAADAVPLARALVAGGLPAIEVTLRTPAALDAIRAVADAVPDAVVGAGTVLTPAHVTRCVEAGARFLVSPGWTETLLAAMTAAGVPFLPGVSTASEVVALLERGVTEMKFFPAEAAGGTAYLKSLAGPLAGARFCPTGGIGPDTASAYLALPNVGCVGGSWMVPADAVAAGDWTRVERLAREAAALRR; encoded by the coding sequence ATGTCCTCCGCCGTGCCCCCGCCGCCCGCCGTCCTGCCCGCCTCCGTCCTCGACCTCGCGCCCGTGCTGCCCGTGGTCGTCGTCGACGACGCCGCCGACGCCGTACCGCTCGCGCGGGCGCTGGTCGCCGGGGGGCTGCCCGCGATCGAGGTGACGCTGCGGACGCCCGCCGCGCTCGACGCGATCCGCGCGGTGGCCGACGCGGTGCCGGACGCGGTGGTCGGCGCCGGCACCGTACTGACCCCCGCGCACGTGACGCGGTGCGTCGAGGCCGGGGCGCGGTTCCTGGTCAGCCCCGGGTGGACGGAGACCCTGCTGGCGGCCATGACCGCCGCCGGGGTGCCGTTCCTGCCGGGGGTGTCGACCGCCTCGGAGGTCGTGGCACTGCTGGAGCGGGGGGTGACGGAGATGAAGTTCTTCCCCGCCGAGGCCGCGGGCGGCACCGCCTACCTCAAGTCGCTCGCCGGGCCGCTCGCCGGGGCCCGGTTCTGCCCCACCGGCGGCATCGGTCCGGACACCGCGTCCGCGTATCTCGCCCTGCCCAACGTCGGGTGCGTGGGCGGCAGTTGGATGGTGCCGGCGGACGCGGTGGCCGCGGGCGACTGGACCCGCGTCGAACGGCTGGCGCGGGAGGCGGCGGCGCTGCGGCGGTGA
- a CDS encoding serine/threonine-protein kinase, whose protein sequence is MQDQDAVPPEEAAARVVAGRYRLLSPLGEGGMGTVWRARDEMLRREVAIKEVRAPAGMPAAKVERMYTRLEREAWAAARIAARNVITVHDVVTDAGRPWVVMELVRGRSLGELIAAEGALAPREAARIGAEVLAALRAAHDAGVLHRDVKPANVLLSDDDRVILTDFGIAMVQGDTALTLTGEVVGSPEYLAPEQALGRTPGPATDLWSLGVLLHTAVQGRSPFRRENTLSTLRAVVDEEPPAPHRAGPLGPVIEGLLRKDPEQRTSAERTAEQLRLVAAGGTADGDLGSTAEGVVGGTAEGVVEWAVDTDAPTDAVTVDAATTGAATADAATADAATAGTATADAEPTAVATGDGRPATATDAGRPATATDAGRPAAAVDPRTALARVDATPTAEATPAPPRNPSPAAEAATTPPQNPSPAAAAATVTAHPLPAPSLAPPQDPPTPPATVIGNPSPQPAERRRRAVYVWSAAAAAFAVLAGGLGYALANSGGDDGDKGGTDAKSATATASGRAQDGATVENDGAAAARPPVTVSVTGTHTTYAGTCPPPQGQAPTFTATFAVSELPTTFTYRWVSSGGSVVDRTWRKLSFAADGPRTHEESVSVTTWAKSGSLSSAMGVEIKSSQQTVSDTVPFTLTCE, encoded by the coding sequence ATGCAGGACCAGGACGCGGTGCCCCCGGAAGAGGCCGCCGCACGCGTGGTGGCCGGCCGTTACCGTCTGCTGTCCCCGCTCGGCGAGGGCGGCATGGGAACCGTGTGGCGCGCCCGAGACGAGATGCTGCGCCGCGAGGTCGCGATCAAGGAGGTGCGCGCGCCCGCCGGGATGCCCGCCGCCAAGGTCGAGCGCATGTACACGCGGCTGGAGCGGGAGGCGTGGGCCGCCGCCCGCATCGCCGCACGCAACGTGATCACCGTGCACGACGTGGTCACCGACGCCGGCCGTCCGTGGGTCGTGATGGAACTGGTTCGCGGCCGGTCGCTCGGCGAACTGATCGCCGCAGAGGGCGCGTTGGCCCCTCGGGAGGCCGCCCGTATCGGCGCGGAGGTGCTCGCCGCGCTGCGCGCCGCGCACGACGCGGGGGTGCTGCACCGCGACGTCAAGCCCGCCAACGTCCTCCTCAGCGACGACGACCGGGTGATCCTCACCGACTTCGGCATCGCCATGGTCCAGGGCGACACCGCGCTGACGCTCACCGGGGAGGTCGTCGGCTCGCCCGAATACCTCGCGCCGGAACAGGCGTTGGGCCGTACGCCGGGGCCCGCGACCGACCTGTGGTCCCTCGGCGTGCTGCTCCACACCGCCGTGCAGGGGCGCTCGCCCTTCCGGCGCGAGAACACGCTGAGCACGCTGCGGGCCGTCGTCGACGAGGAACCGCCCGCTCCGCACCGGGCCGGGCCGCTCGGCCCCGTCATCGAGGGCCTGCTGCGCAAGGACCCCGAGCAGCGCACCTCCGCCGAACGGACCGCCGAGCAACTGCGGCTCGTGGCGGCCGGGGGGACGGCGGACGGGGACCTGGGATCGACGGCGGAGGGAGTGGTCGGGGGAACGGCCGAGGGGGTGGTCGAGTGGGCGGTGGACACGGACGCCCCGACCGATGCCGTAACGGTGGATGCGGCGACGACGGGCGCGGCGACGGCGGATGCGGCGACGGCGGATGCGGCGACGGCGGGTACGGCGACGGCGGATGCCGAGCCGACCGCCGTCGCGACGGGTGACGGGCGGCCGGCCACCGCGACGGACGCCGGACGACCGGCCACCGCGACGGACGCCGGACGACCGGCCGCCGCCGTCGACCCCCGCACCGCCCTCGCCCGCGTCGACGCCACCCCCACCGCCGAGGCGACCCCCGCACCGCCCCGGAACCCGTCGCCCGCCGCCGAGGCGGCCACCACGCCACCCCAGAACCCGTCACCGGCCGCCGCCGCCGCGACCGTCACCGCCCACCCGCTGCCCGCCCCCTCCCTCGCGCCTCCGCAGGACCCCCCGACGCCCCCCGCCACCGTCATCGGCAACCCCTCTCCGCAGCCCGCCGAGCGGCGACGGCGTGCGGTGTACGTGTGGAGCGCGGCCGCGGCCGCGTTCGCCGTGCTTGCGGGCGGGCTCGGGTACGCCCTGGCGAACAGCGGTGGCGACGACGGTGACAAGGGCGGCACGGACGCCAAGTCCGCCACCGCCACCGCCTCCGGCCGGGCGCAGGACGGGGCGACCGTGGAGAACGACGGCGCGGCGGCCGCCCGGCCGCCGGTCACCGTCTCCGTCACCGGCACCCACACCACGTACGCGGGCACCTGCCCGCCCCCGCAGGGCCAGGCGCCCACCTTCACGGCCACCTTCGCGGTGAGCGAGCTGCCGACGACGTTCACCTACCGCTGGGTGTCCTCGGGCGGCTCGGTGGTCGACCGGACCTGGCGGAAGCTGTCCTTCGCCGCCGACGGCCCCCGCACCCACGAGGAGTCGGTGAGCGTGACGACGTGGGCCAAGTCGGGGTCGCTGTCCAGCGCGATGGGCGTGGAGATCAAGTCGTCGCAGCAGACGGTGTCCGACACGGTGCCGTTCACGCTGACGTGCGAGTGA
- a CDS encoding MazG-like family protein, which translates to MSDEAATDRLWRSVDDLWTWLEAESPVGGREGLLLRVLKLSEEVGEVAEAVIGTLGQNPRKGTTHTWDDVHAELCDVALTALIALRTLTPDARGAFEAHVAGVARRSLGPPS; encoded by the coding sequence GTGAGCGACGAGGCCGCGACGGACCGCCTGTGGCGGTCCGTCGACGACCTGTGGACGTGGCTGGAGGCCGAGAGCCCGGTCGGCGGCCGCGAGGGCCTGCTGCTGCGGGTGCTCAAGCTCTCGGAGGAGGTGGGCGAGGTCGCCGAAGCGGTGATCGGCACCCTCGGCCAGAACCCCCGCAAGGGCACCACCCACACCTGGGACGACGTCCACGCAGAACTCTGCGACGTCGCCCTCACCGCCCTGATAGCCCTCCGCACGCTGACGCCGGACGCCCGTGGGGCGTTCGAGGCGCATGTGGCGGGGGTGGCGCGGCGGTCACTGGGACCGCCGTCATGA
- a CDS encoding signal peptidase I: protein MWRGWRGGHWDRRHDHGTTGRRVRGQGGRVRGEVRTALLVLISGRFRMEFPDRTVLLAEQGDYVVWSRGTDHSWLAEEDSVVLTVRWPSVPGYAAPRQDEGRQVWEPATGSEEPGSRGVRGSCGGVGRAT, encoded by the coding sequence ATGTGGCGGGGGTGGCGCGGCGGTCACTGGGACCGCCGTCATGACCACGGCACCACCGGACGGCGTGTACGTGGGCAGGGCGGGCGGGTACGGGGCGAGGTCCGTACGGCTCTCCTGGTCCTGATCAGCGGCCGCTTCCGCATGGAGTTCCCCGACCGCACCGTGCTCCTGGCGGAACAGGGCGACTACGTCGTCTGGAGCCGCGGCACCGACCACTCCTGGCTCGCGGAGGAGGACTCGGTGGTCCTGACGGTCCGATGGCCCTCCGTACCGGGCTACGCGGCGCCACGACAGGACGAAGGCCGTCAGGTGTGGGAGCCCGCCACCGGTTCCGAGGAGCCGGGGTCGAGGGGGGTGCGGGGGTCCTGTGGGGGTGTGGGGCGGGCGACGTAG
- a CDS encoding helix-turn-helix transcriptional regulator, which yields MATIDPRTEIKEFLRSRRARIAPERAGLAAYGGNRRVTGLRREEVALLAGVSVDYYVRMERGSLTGASDGVLDALASALQLDEAERAHLYHLARQSGAPGGPRHRRPTATAATVRPALQQVLDALTDAPACIHNNCYDVLAMNQLARALYSPLLADTRRPANTARFVYLNPEAAKKFFVDYDHIARDAAAKLRMESGRNPHDEDLTALIDELTESSELFRQRWASRDVRLQWSGRKRVHHPVVGRLDLDVESMQLPSDPGLHLNVYTAPTGTPTADGLTLLASWAADRENPAARSRQ from the coding sequence GTGGCCACGATCGATCCGCGCACCGAGATCAAGGAATTCCTGCGTTCGCGTCGCGCGCGGATCGCGCCCGAGCGGGCCGGACTGGCCGCCTACGGCGGCAACCGCCGGGTCACGGGGCTGCGGCGCGAGGAGGTGGCTCTCCTGGCGGGCGTGTCGGTCGACTACTACGTCCGGATGGAGCGCGGCAGCCTCACCGGTGCCTCCGACGGGGTGCTCGACGCACTGGCCTCCGCCCTGCAACTCGACGAGGCCGAGCGCGCGCACCTGTACCACCTCGCCCGGCAGTCCGGGGCCCCCGGCGGCCCACGCCACCGGCGCCCCACCGCCACCGCCGCGACGGTACGTCCGGCGCTTCAGCAGGTCCTCGACGCCCTCACCGACGCACCGGCCTGTATCCACAACAACTGTTACGACGTACTGGCCATGAATCAACTCGCCCGCGCACTGTATTCACCGTTGCTGGCCGACACCCGACGCCCGGCGAACACCGCGCGGTTCGTGTATCTGAATCCCGAAGCGGCGAAGAAATTCTTCGTCGACTACGACCACATCGCCCGCGACGCGGCGGCGAAACTCCGCATGGAATCCGGCCGCAATCCGCACGACGAGGACCTGACCGCCCTGATCGACGAATTGACGGAAAGCAGCGAACTCTTCCGGCAACGATGGGCATCCCGGGACGTCCGCCTCCAATGGTCCGGACGCAAACGTGTGCACCACCCGGTGGTCGGCCGCCTCGATCTGGACGTCGAGTCGATGCAACTCCCCTCCGACCCCGGCCTGCACCTGAACGTCTACACCGCCCCCACCGGCACACCGACCGCCGACGGCCTGACCCTCCTGGCATCCTGGGCGGCCGACCGGGAAAACCCGGCCGCACGCTCCCGCCAGTAG
- a CDS encoding 3'-5' exonuclease translates to MKRTGNEHLVNVVDVEATCWAGPPPSDEVSEIIEIGLTVVDLGAGERLARNRILVRPGRSTVSEFCTELTGLTRREVDQGVGFAEACRLLAAEHRAGSRPWISWGDYDRHQFTRQCRATRTPYPFGRRHTNAKAVFTAAYGLRRRPGMATALEIAGLPLEGRHHRGEDDAWNIAALVLHLSEQGLWPTTAASVTPSCPPARTRGVKSWG, encoded by the coding sequence GTGAAGCGCACCGGGAACGAGCACCTCGTCAACGTCGTGGACGTGGAGGCGACCTGTTGGGCGGGCCCCCCGCCGTCCGACGAGGTCAGCGAAATCATCGAGATCGGACTCACCGTCGTTGACCTGGGGGCCGGTGAGCGCCTTGCCCGGAACCGCATTCTGGTGCGTCCCGGGAGGTCCACCGTCAGCGAGTTCTGCACGGAGCTGACCGGCCTCACCCGGCGGGAAGTCGACCAGGGGGTCGGCTTCGCCGAGGCGTGCCGACTGCTGGCGGCCGAGCATCGGGCAGGCAGCCGGCCGTGGATCAGCTGGGGCGACTACGACCGTCACCAGTTCACCCGGCAGTGCCGGGCGACACGGACGCCCTACCCCTTCGGCCGCCGGCACACCAACGCCAAGGCGGTCTTCACCGCGGCGTACGGCCTGCGCAGGCGCCCCGGCATGGCGACGGCACTGGAGATCGCCGGGCTACCGCTCGAAGGACGCCACCACCGAGGTGAGGACGACGCCTGGAACATCGCGGCCCTCGTGCTCCACCTGTCCGAGCAGGGCCTCTGGCCGACCACGGCCGCATCCGTGACTCCAAGCTGCCCGCCCGCGCGGACACGCGGTGTGAAGTCGTGGGGTTAG